A genomic segment from Neobacillus sp. YX16 encodes:
- a CDS encoding cupin domain-containing protein — protein sequence MAYITFQSSEEQISNQEEVASFLASQEVIYEYWDITKLPQSLVEKYLLSDEEKEEILKVFSAEISDISTRRGYKAQDVISLSDNTPNLDTLLTNFKNEHHHTDDEVRFIVSGHGVFVIQGKDGEFFEVHLNPGDLISVPENTRHYFTLEEDRKVVAVRIFVTTEGWVPIYEKEEIHQ from the coding sequence ATGGCATACATTACATTTCAAAGTAGTGAAGAACAAATTAGTAATCAAGAAGAAGTAGCGAGCTTTTTAGCGTCCCAAGAGGTTATTTATGAATATTGGGATATTACTAAACTTCCTCAATCACTAGTGGAGAAGTATCTTTTGAGTGATGAAGAGAAAGAAGAAATCCTAAAAGTCTTTTCAGCAGAGATTTCAGATATTTCTACTCGCAGAGGATACAAAGCTCAAGATGTAATATCATTATCTGATAATACTCCAAATCTTGATACACTGCTAACAAACTTCAAAAACGAACATCACCATACCGACGATGAGGTTCGTTTTATTGTGAGCGGCCACGGGGTTTTTGTTATTCAAGGCAAGGATGGAGAATTTTTCGAAGTTCACCTAAATCCAGGAGACTTAATTTCTGTACCTGAAAACACAAGACATTATTTTACCTTAGAGGAAGATCGTAAAGTTGTTGCGGTTCGAATTTTCGTTACAACAGAGGGCTGGGTGCCAATTTACGAGAAAGAAGAAATTCATCAATAA
- a CDS encoding methylthioribulose 1-phosphate dehydratase gives MLKEKWLELADIKDELAERDWFMGTSGNLAIKVSDDPLQFLVTASGKDKRKRTEEDFLLVNEFGHAVEETHLRPSAETLLHVEIYRKTNAGCSLHVHTIDNNVISELYGNQGEVTFKGQELIKAFNMWEEDAVLTIPIIKNYAHIPTLANSFSEHIKEDSGAVLIRNHGITVWGRNAFEAKKILEASEFLFKYQLRLLEHKQYQLNKVV, from the coding sequence ATGTTAAAGGAAAAATGGCTGGAGTTAGCTGACATAAAAGATGAATTGGCTGAGCGGGATTGGTTTATGGGAACAAGCGGGAACCTCGCTATTAAGGTTAGTGATGATCCTCTACAGTTTCTGGTAACTGCAAGTGGTAAGGATAAACGCAAGCGAACAGAAGAGGACTTTTTGCTGGTTAATGAATTTGGGCATGCAGTTGAAGAAACACACTTGAGACCATCTGCAGAAACGCTGCTTCATGTCGAAATATACCGAAAAACGAATGCAGGCTGTAGTCTCCATGTTCACACAATTGATAATAACGTGATTTCAGAGCTTTATGGGAACCAGGGGGAGGTAACATTTAAGGGACAGGAACTGATTAAGGCCTTTAATATGTGGGAAGAGGACGCAGTGTTGACGATTCCAATCATCAAAAACTATGCCCATATTCCTACTCTCGCAAATTCATTTTCGGAGCATATCAAGGAAGATTCTGGCGCTGTATTAATTCGTAATCACGGAATAACGGTTTGGGGAAGAAATGCTTTCGAAGCAAAAAAAATCCTTGAAGCTTCCGAGTTTCTTTTTAAATACCAATTACGTCTATTAGAACACAAGCAATACCAATTAAATAAAGTAGTTTAA
- a CDS encoding 2-hydroxy-3-keto-5-methylthiopentenyl-1-phosphate phosphatase, with translation MKRPVIYCDFDGTITESDNIIAIMKKFAPANWEEIKDQILSQKISISEGVGKLFSELPSNKRDEITKFAIENAKIREGFSEFVEFARTENIPLYIVSGGIDFFVYPILEKFGPFEGIYCNNSDFSGENIKILWPYTCDSSCQNECGCCKPSIIRKINKDEECFTIVIGDSVTDLEAAKQADYVLARDLLEEKCSEWGLNYNGFTTFHDCIDEIKSRIEVKRTSC, from the coding sequence ATGAAGAGACCTGTCATTTACTGTGATTTTGATGGAACGATTACTGAAAGTGATAACATCATCGCAATCATGAAGAAATTTGCACCAGCTAATTGGGAGGAAATTAAAGACCAAATTTTATCACAGAAAATTTCAATTAGTGAGGGTGTAGGGAAATTATTCTCGGAACTTCCAAGTAACAAAAGAGATGAAATTACAAAGTTTGCGATAGAAAATGCTAAGATTCGCGAAGGATTTTCTGAATTTGTTGAATTTGCAAGAACTGAAAATATTCCACTTTATATTGTCAGCGGTGGAATTGATTTCTTTGTATATCCCATTCTTGAAAAATTCGGCCCATTTGAAGGGATTTATTGTAACAACAGTGATTTTTCAGGGGAAAACATAAAAATACTTTGGCCATATACTTGTGATTCTTCTTGTCAAAACGAATGCGGCTGCTGTAAACCTAGTATTATACGAAAGATTAACAAGGATGAAGAATGCTTTACGATAGTAATCGGTGACTCGGTAACCGATCTTGAGGCGGCTAAACAAGCAGATTATGTGCTGGCTAGAGATCTCCTAGAGGAAAAATGTTCTGAATGGGGTTTAAATTATAATGGATTTACTACCTTTCATGACTGTATAGATGAAATAAAGAGTCGAATTGAGGTGAAGAGGACATCATGTTAA
- a CDS encoding aspartyl-phosphate phosphatase Spo0E family protein — translation MYTYNNPSEMLEEIKVKRAMMINCANAKGFTSEETIKYSQELDILINEYQKASQHFSRPNEEIKLSFNEMIMVWPKVCV, via the coding sequence TTGTACACGTATAACAACCCTTCTGAGATGCTTGAAGAGATAAAAGTCAAACGTGCAATGATGATAAATTGTGCGAATGCAAAAGGTTTTACAAGTGAAGAAACGATCAAATACAGCCAGGAGCTTGATATATTAATAAATGAGTATCAAAAAGCATCCCAGCATTTTTCAAGACCAAATGAAGAAATAAAGCTGTCTTTTAATGAAATGATTATGGTCTGGCCTAAGGTATGTGTTTAA
- a CDS encoding ATP-binding protein, producing the protein MENTAKQNEALAGEQKFRRIFEDSMDGLILWNDEYQIVDINYSGERIFGLSKDRLFGKPLLDLFNSVEEKKQEIMNHIEQAMQIGKQCSTIVIEMIDGTVKHFDYSTKRRIVDGLNLTVIIDVTEKAKMQEQLRKSDRLNIVGELAAGIAHEIRNPMTALKGFIQLLKPSIKAEHSMYYDVITSELARIDSIINEFLILAKPQEIRYQEKDVCQIMRETVDLLSAQAVLYNVQFYTEYEDSLPFVYCEPNQLKKVFINLIKNAIEVMPSGGQITIMINKTEEQNIQICIQDEGMGIPKDKIIKLGEPFYTTKEKGTGLGLMVSYRIIEEHNGTIQVESEEGKGTLFKIMLPLNHYIKS; encoded by the coding sequence GTGGAGAATACAGCGAAACAGAACGAGGCATTGGCTGGTGAACAAAAATTCCGGAGAATATTCGAAGATTCAATGGACGGATTGATTTTATGGAACGACGAGTATCAAATTGTCGATATCAATTACTCTGGAGAAAGAATCTTTGGTCTTTCTAAAGATAGACTGTTTGGGAAGCCCCTATTAGATTTATTTAATTCTGTAGAAGAGAAAAAACAGGAAATTATGAATCATATCGAACAAGCAATGCAAATTGGCAAGCAATGTTCTACTATTGTAATTGAAATGATTGACGGTACAGTGAAACATTTTGATTACTCAACTAAGCGCCGAATAGTTGATGGTCTGAATCTAACCGTTATTATTGATGTAACGGAAAAAGCCAAAATGCAGGAACAGTTGAGAAAGTCTGATCGATTAAATATTGTTGGTGAGCTTGCAGCTGGGATTGCACACGAAATTAGAAATCCCATGACAGCATTGAAGGGGTTTATTCAATTACTTAAGCCTAGTATTAAAGCTGAACATTCTATGTACTACGATGTGATTACCTCGGAGTTAGCGAGAATTGATTCGATTATTAATGAGTTCTTAATCCTAGCAAAACCTCAGGAAATTAGATACCAAGAGAAAGACGTCTGTCAAATTATGAGGGAAACGGTTGATTTATTAAGTGCTCAAGCGGTACTATACAATGTCCAATTTTATACAGAATATGAGGACTCTTTGCCATTCGTTTATTGTGAGCCCAATCAACTAAAAAAGGTTTTTATTAATTTAATAAAAAACGCTATTGAAGTCATGCCGAGCGGTGGACAAATTACAATTATGATAAATAAAACAGAGGAACAAAATATACAAATATGTATTCAAGATGAAGGAATGGGTATTCCAAAGGATAAAATAATAAAACTCGGAGAGCCCTTTTATACCACAAAAGAAAAAGGTACAGGGTTAGGATTAATGGTCAGCTACCGAATTATTGAGGAACATAATGGGACAATTCAAGTTGAGAGTGAAGAGGGAAAAGGAACACTCTTTAAGATTATGTTACCATTAAATCATTATATAAAAAGTTAA
- a CDS encoding pyridoxal phosphate-dependent aminotransferase, whose protein sequence is MKQFPTSQILNNLPKQFFASLVKKVGKYIEEGYDVINLGQGNPDQATPKHIVKKMQEASANPANHKYSPFQGHTYLKQAAADFYQREYGVTLNPENEVAILFGGKAGLVEIPQCLLNPGDTMLVPDPGYPDYLSGVALAKAEMVMMPLRETNNFLPDYSELSSETIEKAKLMFLNYPNNPTGAAATKEFFEESVHLANQHDICIVHDFAYGAIGFDGEKPLSFLQIDGAKDVGIEIYTLSKTYNMAGWRVGFAVGNSSVISAIELIQDHLYCSIFGGIQEAAAEALTGPQDCVRDLNNLYERRRNVLIDGLRSLGWDVTAPKGSFFAWLKVPEGLTSSEFTEILLEQAHIAVAPGIAFGELGEGYVRVGLLTSEERLGEAVRRISKLEIFKK, encoded by the coding sequence ATGAAGCAATTTCCAACATCGCAAATATTAAATAACCTCCCGAAGCAGTTTTTTGCTTCTTTAGTAAAAAAAGTTGGGAAATACATTGAAGAGGGCTATGATGTTATTAATTTAGGTCAAGGGAACCCAGATCAAGCAACCCCGAAGCATATCGTGAAAAAAATGCAGGAAGCGTCGGCTAATCCCGCGAATCATAAGTATTCTCCTTTTCAGGGTCATACCTACTTAAAACAGGCAGCAGCTGACTTTTATCAAAGAGAGTACGGAGTTACCCTTAATCCAGAAAACGAAGTGGCGATTTTGTTTGGCGGTAAGGCTGGATTGGTGGAAATACCACAATGCCTTTTAAATCCTGGTGATACAATGCTTGTACCAGATCCAGGATATCCAGATTATTTATCTGGGGTAGCACTGGCAAAGGCGGAAATGGTAATGATGCCGCTCCGAGAAACAAATAATTTTCTGCCAGACTATAGTGAATTATCTTCTGAGACAATTGAAAAAGCGAAGTTAATGTTCCTTAATTATCCTAACAACCCAACAGGGGCAGCGGCAACTAAGGAGTTTTTTGAGGAAAGTGTCCATCTTGCAAACCAACATGATATTTGTATTGTGCATGATTTTGCATACGGTGCAATAGGATTTGATGGAGAAAAGCCATTAAGTTTTTTACAAATTGACGGGGCAAAAGATGTAGGCATTGAAATATATACTCTTTCAAAAACCTACAATATGGCAGGCTGGCGAGTGGGCTTCGCAGTAGGAAATAGCAGCGTTATATCAGCAATTGAGCTTATTCAAGACCATCTCTATTGCAGTATTTTTGGCGGTATTCAGGAAGCTGCCGCTGAAGCATTAACAGGTCCGCAGGATTGTGTTCGAGACCTAAATAACCTTTATGAGCGTAGAAGAAATGTCTTGATTGATGGACTCCGTTCGCTGGGCTGGGATGTTACGGCGCCAAAGGGATCGTTTTTTGCTTGGCTAAAGGTTCCGGAGGGACTAACCTCTAGTGAATTTACCGAAATTCTTCTGGAACAAGCACATATTGCTGTCGCTCCTGGTATTGCATTCGGTGAACTGGGTGAAGGCTATGTCCGAGTCGGTTTACTCACGAGTGAGGAACGTTTAGGAGAAGCAGTGAGAAGAATTAGTAAGTTGGAAATTTTTAAAAAATAG
- a CDS encoding ZIP family metal transporter has translation MVEVFVGSVLSALSTGAGALIILFINQSVTHRWMDMLLAFSAGIMMAASTIGLIPEALKLGGFVSLAIGVFLGVLALTTLEKRIPHIDLEHNRYGIQFDEKALLIIAAITLHNIPEGLSVGVSYASQTEDTGNLIAMAIGFQNAPEGLLVALFLVNQKINKSKAFLLATLTGAIEIVTAFMGFYLTSFVKGLVPYGLSFAAGAMLFIIYKELIPESHGDGNERVSTYAFITGLLVMVLIIDIF, from the coding sequence ATGGTGGAAGTGTTTGTGGGAAGCGTTCTTTCTGCTTTATCAACAGGTGCAGGAGCTCTAATCATTCTTTTTATTAATCAATCAGTCACACACCGGTGGATGGATATGTTATTAGCTTTTAGTGCTGGAATCATGATGGCTGCCTCGACAATAGGGCTAATCCCTGAAGCATTAAAATTGGGTGGTTTTGTCTCACTAGCAATTGGAGTATTCTTGGGGGTTTTGGCATTAACAACTCTGGAAAAAAGGATTCCTCATATTGACTTGGAACATAATCGGTATGGAATTCAATTTGATGAAAAGGCATTGTTAATCATTGCAGCAATTACTCTGCATAATATTCCTGAAGGCTTGTCCGTCGGTGTAAGCTATGCTTCACAAACAGAGGATACGGGGAATTTAATCGCCATGGCAATTGGTTTTCAGAATGCGCCAGAAGGCCTTCTTGTTGCTCTCTTTTTAGTTAATCAAAAAATTAACAAATCTAAGGCCTTCTTATTAGCAACCCTAACGGGTGCAATTGAGATTGTTACAGCTTTTATGGGTTTTTATTTAACCTCATTTGTTAAAGGGCTTGTCCCATATGGTCTTTCATTTGCAGCCGGTGCGATGTTGTTTATTATTTATAAAGAGTTAATTCCAGAAAGCCATGGTGATGGCAATGAAAGAGTCTCTACCTATGCTTTTATTACCGGTCTTTTAGTGATGGTTCTCATCATTGATATCTTCTAA
- a CDS encoding thiamine pyrophosphate-dependent enzyme, giving the protein MAILEDKLKSQGVAEQLSTFESGNEMAAMAAAQINYHIMGYFPITPSTEVAQFLDQMKARGEHDIKLIPADGEHGSAGICYGASATGARVFNATSANGLLYMIEQLPVQSGTRFPMVMNLVTRAVSGPLDIRGDHSDLYFALNTGWVILTASTPQAVYDMNIMALKIAEHSKVRLPVIVAYDGFFTSHQKRRVEYFKDRSVVQKFVGECPTDYHFARDPKKPVTIGAHMNGNDLINNNFQQSEAIYAAGEVYKEVAAEYARISGREYSVLDLYEMEDAEVALFLLNSAGESAKDVVDKLRAKGIKAGVISPNVIRPFPAKEIREALKNVKALLVGERADSYGANGPNLTHEVKSALQEDRENQTIVLSRVFGLGGKDFYASDAHKFFDMAIDAMEKGYAEKPFDYYGHVPGNPDKIPKPVITPQHGDVYRSGLIDVKMDEETNKLKVKIPPLRALTGKPKRIASGHGACPGCGIFGGLELFFKGIEGDIVTLFQTGCAYVTTTSYPHSSHKQTMMHNLFQNGAATLSGTLEAFMELKRRGEVEVSDDATFVMITGDGGMDIGMGSAIGTALRGHKLIMLEYDNEGYMNTGSQMSYSTPLGHMTSTSGVGKAQRGKGFHHKDTAQIMAATNIPYVFTGSESFPQDLVKKGAKAQWYAQNVGTVYGKILITCPLNWKSEDRYGTTILEQAVNSCFFPLYEVEQGVTSITYNPEDKNKRVAITEWLKYMGKTKHMLKEENKSILEEFEAEVEKRWQRLKAKHENPFL; this is encoded by the coding sequence ATGGCAATTTTAGAAGATAAGTTAAAGAGTCAAGGGGTCGCTGAACAGCTTTCAACCTTTGAATCCGGAAATGAAATGGCTGCTATGGCAGCTGCGCAAATTAATTATCATATTATGGGGTATTTCCCAATTACACCTTCTACAGAAGTAGCACAATTTCTGGACCAAATGAAAGCCCGTGGTGAGCATGATATTAAGCTGATTCCAGCTGATGGTGAACATGGTTCTGCTGGTATTTGCTACGGTGCTTCAGCTACCGGTGCAAGAGTATTCAATGCAACAAGTGCAAATGGTCTTCTTTATATGATTGAACAGCTTCCAGTTCAATCTGGAACCCGCTTTCCAATGGTTATGAATCTTGTAACACGTGCGGTTAGTGGACCTCTTGATATAAGAGGAGATCACTCTGATCTTTACTTTGCGTTAAATACTGGCTGGGTTATCTTAACAGCTAGCACGCCGCAAGCTGTTTATGATATGAATATTATGGCTCTGAAAATTGCTGAACATTCTAAGGTCCGTCTGCCGGTTATCGTTGCCTACGATGGATTCTTCACTTCTCATCAAAAGCGAAGAGTTGAGTATTTCAAGGATCGTAGTGTCGTGCAGAAATTTGTTGGTGAATGTCCAACAGACTATCATTTTGCGAGAGATCCAAAAAAACCAGTAACAATTGGTGCTCATATGAATGGTAATGACCTAATCAATAACAATTTCCAACAATCTGAAGCAATTTACGCTGCTGGTGAGGTATATAAAGAGGTTGCGGCAGAATATGCCCGTATATCCGGCCGTGAATACTCAGTGCTCGATTTATATGAAATGGAAGATGCGGAGGTTGCATTATTCCTCTTAAACTCTGCTGGTGAATCAGCTAAAGATGTAGTAGATAAATTACGTGCAAAAGGAATTAAGGCTGGAGTAATCAGCCCGAATGTTATCCGTCCATTCCCAGCGAAGGAAATTCGTGAAGCCCTTAAAAATGTAAAAGCATTATTAGTTGGTGAACGTGCAGATTCCTATGGGGCAAATGGACCAAATTTAACACATGAAGTGAAATCTGCCCTTCAAGAAGACCGCGAAAATCAAACAATCGTGTTAAGTCGAGTTTTCGGTCTAGGGGGTAAGGATTTCTACGCTTCTGATGCACATAAGTTCTTTGATATGGCCATCGATGCAATGGAAAAAGGCTATGCTGAAAAGCCGTTTGATTATTACGGTCATGTTCCTGGTAATCCAGATAAAATTCCTAAGCCAGTAATTACACCTCAGCACGGTGATGTATACAGATCTGGTTTAATTGATGTGAAAATGGATGAAGAAACAAACAAACTAAAGGTGAAAATTCCTCCTCTTCGTGCATTGACTGGCAAGCCTAAGCGAATTGCTTCTGGACACGGTGCCTGCCCTGGGTGCGGAATATTTGGTGGATTGGAATTATTCTTTAAAGGAATTGAAGGTGACATCGTTACATTATTCCAAACAGGCTGTGCGTATGTAACAACAACTTCATATCCGCACAGTTCTCATAAACAAACTATGATGCATAACTTATTCCAAAATGGTGCCGCTACGTTATCTGGAACACTTGAAGCGTTTATGGAATTAAAACGCCGCGGTGAAGTCGAAGTGTCTGACGATGCCACGTTTGTCATGATAACTGGTGACGGCGGAATGGACATTGGAATGGGGTCTGCCATAGGAACTGCGCTTCGTGGACATAAGTTGATTATGCTCGAGTATGATAATGAAGGCTATATGAATACTGGCTCACAAATGTCTTATTCTACTCCATTGGGTCATATGACAAGCACATCAGGTGTAGGGAAAGCACAGAGGGGAAAAGGATTCCATCACAAGGATACGGCGCAAATTATGGCGGCAACCAATATCCCTTACGTATTTACAGGTTCGGAAAGCTTCCCGCAGGACTTAGTTAAAAAGGGTGCGAAAGCACAGTGGTATGCACAAAATGTTGGAACCGTTTATGGTAAAATCCTGATTACCTGCCCGCTTAACTGGAAATCAGAGGATCGTTATGGGACTACTATTTTGGAGCAAGCTGTAAATTCTTGTTTCTTCCCTCTGTATGAGGTCGAGCAAGGTGTTACCAGCATTACCTATAACCCAGAAGATAAAAACAAACGTGTGGCTATTACTGAATGGCTTAAATACATGGGAAAAACAAAACATATGTTAAAAGAAGAAAACAAATCAATCTTAGAGGAATTTGAAGCAGAAGTTGAAAAAAGATGGCAGCGTCTTAAAGCAAAGCACGAAAATCCATTTCTTTAA
- the mtnW gene encoding 2,3-diketo-5-methylthiopentyl-1-phosphate enolase translates to MSELIATYLVHGEKNLAKKAEEIALGLTVGSWTNLPELEQSQLRKHKGRVVSTEGLQDEQSLIRIAYPTINFSDDIPAILTTVFGKLSLDGKVKLLDLQFKDELKSKFPGPRFGIEGLREKLGIFNRPLLMSIFKGVLGKDLNFLTEQLKQQALGGVDFVKDDEILFENDLTPFEKRITEGKKVLQETFEQTGQRTLYAVNLTGRTSQLKDKARKAKELGADMLLFNVFAYGLDVLQELREDDQIALPLMAHPAVSGALTSSSHYGLSHSLLLGKLLRLAGADLSLFPSPYGTVALEKSSAISIAKELTKEDTVKTSFPVPSAGIHPGLVPLLIRDFGIDSVINAGGGVHGHPNGARGGGLAFRQAIEVNLQGKTLVEGAEMYPELKTALQLWGNTEVSV, encoded by the coding sequence TTGTCTGAATTAATTGCAACATACCTAGTCCACGGTGAAAAAAATCTTGCAAAAAAAGCAGAAGAAATTGCTTTAGGTTTGACTGTCGGTTCATGGACGAACTTACCTGAACTAGAACAAAGTCAATTACGTAAGCACAAAGGCAGGGTGGTTTCGACAGAAGGATTACAAGATGAACAGTCACTCATACGTATTGCCTATCCAACAATCAATTTTTCAGATGATATTCCTGCCATTCTGACAACAGTTTTTGGAAAACTTTCATTAGATGGAAAAGTAAAATTACTTGATTTGCAGTTTAAGGATGAACTAAAAAGTAAATTTCCTGGTCCAAGATTCGGTATTGAAGGATTAAGAGAAAAACTAGGTATTTTTAACCGTCCGTTATTAATGAGCATCTTTAAAGGGGTACTTGGCAAGGATTTAAATTTCCTAACAGAACAGCTAAAGCAACAGGCTCTTGGCGGTGTTGATTTCGTTAAGGATGATGAAATTCTTTTTGAAAATGACTTGACTCCGTTTGAAAAAAGAATAACAGAAGGGAAAAAGGTGTTACAGGAAACATTTGAACAAACCGGACAACGGACTTTGTATGCTGTAAATCTAACTGGCAGAACATCTCAGTTGAAGGATAAGGCTAGGAAAGCAAAAGAGCTTGGTGCCGACATGTTACTTTTTAATGTTTTTGCTTATGGATTGGATGTTTTACAGGAGCTACGCGAGGATGACCAAATTGCTTTACCATTAATGGCCCATCCTGCTGTCAGTGGTGCGTTAACATCATCTTCCCATTATGGTCTCTCACATTCATTGCTGCTAGGTAAGCTCCTGCGCCTTGCTGGTGCGGATTTGTCATTATTCCCATCACCATACGGAACTGTGGCATTGGAGAAATCATCAGCTATTTCAATCGCAAAAGAATTAACAAAAGAGGATACAGTAAAAACTTCTTTTCCTGTCCCTTCTGCCGGTATACATCCTGGTTTAGTACCACTCTTAATTCGAGATTTTGGAATAGATTCTGTTATCAACGCTGGAGGCGGTGTCCATGGTCATCCAAATGGTGCGCGTGGCGGCGGTCTAGCATTCCGACAGGCTATTGAAGTCAATCTTCAAGGAAAGACATTAGTGGAGGGGGCAGAAATGTATCCTGAGCTAAAGACTGCGCTGCAGTTGTGGGGAAATACTGAGGTGTCAGTTTAA
- a CDS encoding electron transfer flavoprotein subunit beta/FixA family protein, whose protein sequence is MHIVVCVKQVPDTKIIKINPKTNTLDRRSAPAILNPYDAHAVQEAVSIREKNGGTISVLSMGPPQATAVIKKSIEIGADRGYLITDRAFAGADTLATSYALSKALEKINKELPVDMVICGKHAIDGDTGQVGPGIARRLDIPPITNVIEVSEVNLKEKTVLIKRKLSSGYELIQAELPCLLTVEKEINHIEYSPMPNMIQAARYEPVIWTVNDFENVDRSQLGLKGSPTIVGKMFTPPRPEGGKKIEGSADEQVKQLMDILMEKKEVLTLQSSKQ, encoded by the coding sequence ATGCACATTGTCGTATGTGTCAAACAAGTACCAGATACAAAAATCATAAAAATTAATCCGAAAACAAACACACTCGACCGCCGCAGCGCACCAGCCATTTTAAATCCTTACGATGCTCATGCTGTACAAGAAGCAGTAAGCATAAGGGAAAAGAATGGGGGTACAATCTCAGTTTTGTCGATGGGACCACCGCAAGCAACAGCTGTTATTAAAAAAAGTATTGAGATTGGTGCAGATCGCGGATATTTGATTACCGACCGTGCCTTTGCAGGTGCTGACACACTAGCAACGAGTTATGCCCTTTCTAAAGCATTAGAAAAAATCAATAAGGAACTCCCAGTCGATATGGTCATTTGCGGTAAGCATGCAATTGATGGAGATACAGGCCAGGTAGGACCTGGTATTGCTAGAAGGTTGGATATACCGCCTATAACGAATGTAATTGAAGTCTCAGAAGTCAATTTAAAAGAAAAAACCGTTTTAATCAAAAGGAAATTATCGAGCGGCTATGAACTCATACAGGCTGAATTACCGTGCTTGTTAACGGTTGAAAAAGAAATTAACCACATCGAGTATTCACCAATGCCCAATATGATACAAGCAGCTAGATATGAACCAGTAATTTGGACTGTAAATGATTTTGAAAATGTTGATCGTTCCCAGCTTGGTCTAAAAGGTTCGCCAACAATTGTTGGAAAAATGTTTACACCTCCACGTCCTGAAGGCGGGAAAAAAATCGAAGGTTCTGCGGATGAGCAAGTTAAACAACTCATGGATATCTTGATGGAGAAAAAAGAGGTATTAACATTACAGTCATCTAAACAATAA